The sequence CGCCCTTCTTCCCGCAGGCGAGCGGCGGCTGGACGGCGAGCAAGCCGCTGCCCGGCGGAGACATTCCGGGCGCCGATTTCGACGCCTATGTGGATCGTGCTGCTCAGCAGCGCCCGAAGCTCCCTCGCCTGCTGATCCGCCGCCTTGCGCGCGCCTACGGCACGCGGATCGATGCACTGCTGGGCGAGGCGAAGACCATCGCCGATCTCGGGCAGCATTTCGGGGCGGGCCTCTACGCCGCGGAACTGGATTATCTGGTCGATCAGGAATGGGCGACCAGCGCGCAGGATGTTCTTTATCGCCGCAGCAAGCTTGGTCTGCATGTGCCGGCGGGTGCGGACGCGGCAATCGATGCCTACCTCGCCGCATATCTGTCGCAGCGCGACCGTCCGCGGGCGGCCGCCACCGACCGCGCGATCGGATGATCGAATGGCGCGGACGCTGACGGGCTCGTCTTCCGACACGCCGAGCCCGGCGGGATCGGCCGAGATCGTCGCCGCGCGCCATCGCCGGATCCTCGATCTTGCGCGCCACGCAGGCAGCGTCACGGTCGAGCAGCTTGCCGAAAGCCTCGCCGTCACGCCGCAGACGATCCGCAAGGATCTGAACATCCTCGCGCGCCAGAGCATGTTGTCGCGCGTGCATGGCGGCGCGATGATCACGTCGGGCGTCGACAATATCGCCTACGATACGCGACGGACTGTCGCCACGCGCGAGAAGGCGGCGATCGGCGCCGCGGCGGCGAGGCTCATCCCCAACGGCGCGTCGCTGTTCATCAACATCGGCACGACGACCGAGGCGGTCGCGGCGCATCTGGGCGATCATCGCGACCTGATGGTGATCTCCAACAACCTCAACGTCGTCGACATGCTGGCCGGGCATAAGGGGATCGAGATGATCGTCGTCGGCGGCCGGATCCGCGCGCATGATCGCGCCGTCGTCGGCGCGCTCGCCATGGAGTTCATCAACCACTTCAAGGTCGATTTCGCCCTGATCGGCGCCTCCGCGATCGACCGCGACGGGACGTTGCTCGATTTCGACGTGGACGAGGTGAAGGTGTCGCAGACCATCATCCGCAACGCCCGCGAAGTCATCCTGGTCGCGGACTCGTCGAAGATCGGCCGCCCCGCGCCCGTCCGGATCGGCAACGTCACCGACATGGATTTCCTCGTGACGGACGATCGGGCCGACGCCGCATTGCTTGCACTTTGCGAAAGAAGCGACGTGCGGGTGATCAAGACGAAGGCCTAAGAGCCGATCGCAGACGCCGTGCTGTGGATCCCGGAAGAGTGGTGCGACCGCCAGCGCTTATTTGAACCTTACGCCCGCGCCCGCCATGATCCGCTGACGCGCCGTATGATCGGCATAGCCCGAATAGACATATTGGGCGTTCACGTAGAACATGTCGGTCAGGCTGTATTCGACACCGCCGCCACCTTGGAAACCATCGGTGTGGATGTGGTTGTAATATCCACGCTCCGGACCGACGATGTTGCCGTTGACGTAGAACAGGTTGGTCGTCGGGTTGAAGCTCTTGCGCTGCTCGCTGTTGACGTAGCCGCCCTTGCCGAAGATCAGCAGCTTGGGCGTGATCAGGTAGCCCGCGCGGATCGCGCCGCCAAACTCCTCGAACGATTTATCGTGGACGAGACCGCCGTTGAGACCGGCCGAGTTATTCTCACTGCCCTTGTTGGCGGTCCAGTAGCTCGCCTCCGCGCCAACGACGATGCGATCGGCGAACACGCCGTCGAAGCCGGCGGTGCCGCCATAACCGAACTTGTCCGTGTGGATCGCCTGCGACTGGAACCGATCGCCACCGACATTGCCCTCCACACGAAAGCCGCGGAACGTACTCGGCATGCCGAAGTCGAAGGCTTGGGCCGCAGGCGCGGCGGCGACGGCGGCGAGCAGGCCGAGCAAAGTGGACGTACGCATGTCAGAACCCCTTCTGTTGAGGTGGGAGTAGTTCGGTGGTGGACGCGGCGCTGGTTACGCAGTGAATGTCGGCAATGCGGCGCCGGCCGCCGACGCGATCGAGCTGGACGATCACGTCGATCATCGATCGGGCGTAGGCGATGGTGTCGGCGCGACCGAGGCCGAGGCCGGCCTGCATGACCATCAGCGCCAATTGCTCCAGCGCGCCCGCGGCCGAATTGGCGTGGATGGTGGTGAACGAGCCGGGATGGCCGGTGTTGATCGCGCGCAGGAAGCTGACTGCCTCCACGCCCCGCAGCTCGCCCAGTACGATCCGGTCCGGCCGCAACCGCAGCGCGGCCTGCAGCAGGTTGTCGGTGGTGACGCGCGCCTCGCCCAGCTCGCCCTTGACCGCGACGAGGCCGAGGCCATTGGCGGCGCGCAGCCGGATCTCGGGGGTGTCCTCGACGAGGACGATCCGTTCGTGTGCGGGCACCTCGGCCAGCAATGCGTTGAGAAAGGTCGTCTTGCCCGACGACGTGCCCCCACTCACCAGGATGGTGCGGCGATCACGCACCATCCTGCGCAGGAAGGCGACGGGGTCGGCGCGCCGGTCCGGCATGGGAGCGGGCGTTTCAGGCGTCGCGCCATCGCCGGCATAGGCGTCGAGCGGCATGTCGAGCATGCGGTGGCGGCGGATCGCCATCGCCCAATGGCCGCGCGTGGCCGACGGCGCGACGAACTGGACGCGCGCGCCATCGGGCAGGGTCGCCCCCAGCAATGGCTGCTCGCGGTTGATCCCCTGGTGGCTGGCGCGCGCAATCTGCTCGGCCAAACGCTTGATGTGCCGATCGTCGACGTCCGGCAGCGCGAACCGCTCCATGTGCACGGCGCCGCCATGCTCGATCCACGCCTCGCCCGGCTGGTTGATCAGGATCTCGGTGACATCCTCGCGTTCCAGCCACGGCCGGAACGGCGCGAGATAGGCACCGAGGAAGACATTCGGTTCGTCGAGCGCATGCAGCGTGGCGGTCATTCGCCGACGCCCTCCGTGCCCACGGTCGAGAAATCGAGGTCGCGCGCGGTGAAGATCCGGATCGGCTGCCCCTGCGCCACACGGATCGTCGGCGGGATTGCGGTGTCGCGTTGGGCAGCGACCGACGCCGCGCTCTGCCCGCCGGAGGACAGGACCACCGACGTGCCGCTGCTCGCCAGCGCGCCGACACCGCCGACCACCGTCAGCAGCACCGCCGAACCGAAGCGCTTCATGAAATGCCCGTCGACCTTGCCGGTCAGACCAGCGCTGCCCGAAAAATCGACCGCGGGCGAGCCGAGTGCGACCGACACGCCGTCGGGCCGGATGATCCGCGTCCAGATGATGTAGGCGCGCGTCTGGCCGGCGGCGAGACCCGATTTATACTGGCCGATCAGCCGCGACGATCGCGGGATCAGCACCTGGCTGCCGTCGAACGAGCGCACGTCGCGGCTGACGAGCGCGCGGGCATAGCCCGGCAGATCGGTATCGATCGCGGTTTCGAGTACCGCCGCGATCAGCGTGCCCTGCGTCACCGTCTGGGCCGGATTGGTCAGCCGGTGCGCGCTCGCCACCTGCACCTCGCCATCGCCGGCGCGGGCGGCGAACTGCTCGTTCTCGCCGCTGCCGACATTGGCGGTGCGTGGCGCGGCCGGTGCGTTCGGCATGACCGCCGGAGCCGCCGACGCGACCGGCGCCGGAAGCGGCGCGCTGCTCGTGTCGAACACCATGATCGGCGCGGGCTGGCGCGCCTCGTTGGGCGCGAGCGCCATCTGGTTCGCAACCGAGGGAACCGACGGCAGCAGCAGTGACGAAGGCGGCGCGACAACGGGCTTCTTGCCCGGCACGATGAATGCCTGTGCCGGGGTGATCCGGGGCGGCGGCGCAGGGCGGGCGGTGCGGTGGCCGCTCATCGACCAGAACGTCAGCCCGCCCAGCAGGAGCGCGATGCCGCTGCCGGCGAGCAGCCCCGCCCCATCCTTGCGCCGCCGCGCCTGCGCGACGATCGGATAGGCATTGTTGCTCGCCTCGATCAGCGCCCGATCGTCCAGTATCGCGCGCGGATCGATCCGATCCAGCGGATGCAGGATCAGCCGGGTCGGTTGCTTCGTGCTGCTCATCGTTGCGCACTCGCGGTTTGGGTAGAGGCCGGCGCCTGCCGCGCGGGCGCGGTGATCGTCGCCATCTGGCGGCCGGTGCGCAGGATCAATTCGGCCGGGACGCCGTCGACGACGATATAGTCGCCCGCGACGGTGTAGTTCACCGGCCCCTCGGCACCGTTCGGTCCGCGCGCGAGGATGGCCGGCAAGGTCGCGTCCTTCGCCCACGACAGATAGGTCGCGCGGCCGTCGTCGAACGATCGCGCGGGCAGAAGCGCGCGATCACCCTTGCCATGCCAGTCGAAATGGAGATCCGGGGGCGTGGGATCGGGTGCGGCGGGCTGGTTCACCGCCACCACGGTGACCGGCGGCGCAGGTGGCGGCGACGTGGCGGCGACCGGTGTCAGGGGCACCGGATAGCTGAAGCGCAGCATGTAAACCGGCGCCGTATTCGGGCTGCTGACCAGATCGAACAGATAGGTGCGCTGGTCGGTGACGACCGTCATGTTGCTGCGCGCGCGTGCGCTCGACGGCTTCACGAACAGCAGGTTGGCGCGCTTGTTCGGCGTCACCTGCCATGTGCTGGAATTGCCGACCGCGATATTCTCGATCCGCTCTTCGGGTGCGAAGGCGATGGTCGACTCGACGCCGGTCCGGCCGTGGAGCGTCACGACGTTGCTCGCCTCGTAGAGGCGCGTCGTGATCCGCGGATCGGCCAGGGCCGGGACCGCGAAACTTATGGCGAGCAGCGCGAGCAGCTGCGACGGCCGGATCATGCGAGCCTCCCTTTGCCGATGGCCGGCGCGGGCAGCGCCCGAGGACGGAAGCGCGCGCCCACGCCGTGAACCCGCATGTCAGTGGCGATCGTGGGCGCGGGCGTGCCGTTGATGGAGATCACCTGCGCCGATCGATGCTGGCTGGAGACCGGCCCCGCCGCGACGATGGCGCCGGCGGGGTCCGACGATCGCAGCCCTGTCACCAGCGCCCGCACGCGGTCATCGGCATGGGTCGAGCTGGAGACGATCGCTGAGGAGGAAGCTGCCGGCGACACGGCCGCGATTTGTGTGCCGGTCTGCGCCCGATCGTCGCCGCGCTCGCGCGCCGTCCCGGGCAGGCGCCACCCGCCGACGAGGGTCGTGGCGGTGCGGAGCGCCATCACCATCAGCGCGAGATAGACCGCCGCGCCGAGGAACAGCACGCCGACGAGCCGGCTGGACGGCTCGGCCCCCTCCATCGCGACCGCACGCGCGACCGGCGCGAGCGCGATCACCGCCCCGCCCCCGATCAGCACCGCGAGCAACGGCGTGACCGCAAACAGCACCACGGCCTTCAGCCAGCCCTCGAACAGGCCGCGCGTCGGACCGAACAGCGCCAGCGTGATGAACACCGGGCCGAGCGCGAGCATCGCCGCAAGCGCGATCTTGCTGGTGACGAGCACGCCGACCGTACCGAGCATCAGCATCACGGAGGATAGCGACAGCACCGTCGCCGCGGTGAAGCCGCCCGCCATCGGCGTCGCGGGCGTGATGCCGGTCGCGCTCGGCGCAGCGGGGCGGCTGGCGGCGTCGGCGGCGTCGGACACAATCGTGAACAAGCCATCCAGGCGATCGGCGAAGGCGGTGGTGGCGGAGCCGCGAGCCCCTGTCAGGACGCCCGCAATCTGGTCGGGCGCGCCGGTCGCCAGCGTCCACACGACGTTCTGATAGGCCGCCCACGATGTCGCGAAGGTCAGCACGAGTCCCAGCGTCATCATGCGCGGCGTCAGCGTGCCGATGCCGACGCGCGTGCGGCCGGTGAGCAGGCCGATCGCGAAGAAAGCGACGTAGAGCGTCAGCAGCAGGGTCAGCGCCGGCAGCAGCCGCCCGTCGGCGCCGAACAAGCGGCCGAAGGCGAAGGCGGTCGCCTCCCCCGTCTGGCAGTCGACGCTGCGCAAAGCTGCCGACAGCGCAGCGCCGCCCTCGCCACCGATCAAGGCCGGGCACCCGCTCATTCGGCGGCCTCGGCATAGTCCGGCATCGCGCGATCCGCCGGCCACGGCTGGCCGACGAGCAGCGGATACCAGTCGGCCGGATCGTCGCCGACCTGCGCGCGCAGCATGTCCAGCCGGCGCACGCTCGCCTCGCGGCCCGACAGCACGGTCAGGATGTCGGGCATGCCCGCCAGATCGAGCCGCGCCACCACCGAATGATTGGCATGGCGCACAAGGAAGCAGCGGCTGTGCGCGGGCAATTGCCGGATCAGCTCGAGTTCGTGCGGCGACAGTCCGAAGCCGGTGCAATAATCCTCGGCGCGCGCCTTGGGGTTGGGCGTGAAGATCATCGTCGCGGTCTGCTCGACCAGCGCGCTTGCGATCCGGCTGTCGAGCGCATCGCGCGCCGACTGCGTGGCGAAGCCGACGATGGCGTTGCGCTTGCGCAGCGTCTTCAGCCAGTCGCGGATGCGGGCGGCGAAGACGGGGTCGTCGAGCGCCTTCCAGCCTTCGTCGATCAGGATCGTCGCGGGCGTGCCGTCCAGCCGCTCGTCCACGCGGTGGAACAGATACATCATCGCCGGCGTGCGCAAGGCCGGCGCGTCGAGCAGAGCGGTCATGTCGAAGCCGATCGTGCGCGCGTCGAGATCGAGCCGATCCTCGGCATTGTCGAACAGCCAGGCATGTTCGCCAGTACCGATCCACGCCTCCAGCCGATGCGCGAGATCGCCCGGCTGCGGTCGGCGGCTGCCGCCCAGCAGCTCGCGGAAATAGCGCAGGCGGCGGAAGGCTGGATCCGCCTCGAAGCAGGCGTCCACCGCGGAGGCGACCGTCGCCTGCTCCTCGGCACCGTCGACGCCCAGCAGCACGCCCAGCCAGTCGCGCAGGAAGGCGCGATTCACCGCGCTGTCGGGCAGATGGAGCGGGTTGAGCCCGCTCGGCTCGCCCGGCAGCAGCCGGCTGTAGCGGCCTCCCGCCGCC is a genomic window of Sphingomonas nostoxanthinifaciens containing:
- a CDS encoding DeoR/GlpR family DNA-binding transcription regulator encodes the protein MARTLTGSSSDTPSPAGSAEIVAARHRRILDLARHAGSVTVEQLAESLAVTPQTIRKDLNILARQSMLSRVHGGAMITSGVDNIAYDTRRTVATREKAAIGAAAARLIPNGASLFINIGTTTEAVAAHLGDHRDLMVISNNLNVVDMLAGHKGIEMIVVGGRIRAHDRAVVGALAMEFINHFKVDFALIGASAIDRDGTLLDFDVDEVKVSQTIIRNAREVILVADSSKIGRPAPVRIGNVTDMDFLVTDDRADAALLALCERSDVRVIKTKA
- a CDS encoding outer membrane protein, which gives rise to MRTSTLLGLLAAVAAAPAAQAFDFGMPSTFRGFRVEGNVGGDRFQSQAIHTDKFGYGGTAGFDGVFADRIVVGAEASYWTANKGSENNSAGLNGGLVHDKSFEEFGGAIRAGYLITPKLLIFGKGGYVNSEQRKSFNPTTNLFYVNGNIVGPERGYYNHIHTDGFQGGGGVEYSLTDMFYVNAQYVYSGYADHTARQRIMAGAGVRFK
- the virB11 gene encoding P-type DNA transfer ATPase VirB11, encoding MTATLHALDEPNVFLGAYLAPFRPWLEREDVTEILINQPGEAWIEHGGAVHMERFALPDVDDRHIKRLAEQIARASHQGINREQPLLGATLPDGARVQFVAPSATRGHWAMAIRRHRMLDMPLDAYAGDGATPETPAPMPDRRADPVAFLRRMVRDRRTILVSGGTSSGKTTFLNALLAEVPAHERIVLVEDTPEIRLRAANGLGLVAVKGELGEARVTTDNLLQAALRLRPDRIVLGELRGVEAVSFLRAINTGHPGSFTTIHANSAAGALEQLALMVMQAGLGLGRADTIAYARSMIDVIVQLDRVGGRRRIADIHCVTSAASTTELLPPQQKGF
- a CDS encoding TrbI/VirB10 family protein, with the translated sequence MSSTKQPTRLILHPLDRIDPRAILDDRALIEASNNAYPIVAQARRRKDGAGLLAGSGIALLLGGLTFWSMSGHRTARPAPPPRITPAQAFIVPGKKPVVAPPSSLLLPSVPSVANQMALAPNEARQPAPIMVFDTSSAPLPAPVASAAPAVMPNAPAAPRTANVGSGENEQFAARAGDGEVQVASAHRLTNPAQTVTQGTLIAAVLETAIDTDLPGYARALVSRDVRSFDGSQVLIPRSSRLIGQYKSGLAAGQTRAYIIWTRIIRPDGVSVALGSPAVDFSGSAGLTGKVDGHFMKRFGSAVLLTVVGGVGALASSGTSVVLSSGGQSAASVAAQRDTAIPPTIRVAQGQPIRIFTARDLDFSTVGTEGVGE
- a CDS encoding TrbG/VirB9 family P-type conjugative transfer protein translates to MIRPSQLLALLAISFAVPALADPRITTRLYEASNVVTLHGRTGVESTIAFAPEERIENIAVGNSSTWQVTPNKRANLLFVKPSSARARSNMTVVTDQRTYLFDLVSSPNTAPVYMLRFSYPVPLTPVAATSPPPAPPVTVVAVNQPAAPDPTPPDLHFDWHGKGDRALLPARSFDDGRATYLSWAKDATLPAILARGPNGAEGPVNYTVAGDYIVVDGVPAELILRTGRQMATITAPARQAPASTQTASAQR
- a CDS encoding type IV secretion system protein is translated as MSGCPALIGGEGGAALSAALRSVDCQTGEATAFAFGRLFGADGRLLPALTLLLTLYVAFFAIGLLTGRTRVGIGTLTPRMMTLGLVLTFATSWAAYQNVVWTLATGAPDQIAGVLTGARGSATTAFADRLDGLFTIVSDAADAASRPAAPSATGITPATPMAGGFTAATVLSLSSVMLMLGTVGVLVTSKIALAAMLALGPVFITLALFGPTRGLFEGWLKAVVLFAVTPLLAVLIGGGAVIALAPVARAVAMEGAEPSSRLVGVLFLGAAVYLALMVMALRTATTLVGGWRLPGTARERGDDRAQTGTQIAAVSPAASSSAIVSSSTHADDRVRALVTGLRSSDPAGAIVAAGPVSSQHRSAQVISINGTPAPTIATDMRVHGVGARFRPRALPAPAIGKGRLA